In one window of Gorilla gorilla gorilla isolate KB3781 chromosome 2, NHGRI_mGorGor1-v2.1_pri, whole genome shotgun sequence DNA:
- the SLMAP gene encoding sarcolemmal membrane-associated protein isoform X38 has product MDEQDLNEPLAKVSLLKDDLQGAQSEIEAKQEIQHLRKELIEAQELARTSKQKCFELQALLEEERKAYRNQVEESTKQIQVLQAQLQRLHIDIENLREEKDSEITSTRDELLSARDEILLLHQAAEKVASERDTDIASLQEELKKVRAELERWRKAASEYEKEITSLQNSFQLRCQQCEDQQREEATRLQGELEKLRKEWNALETECHSLKRENVLLSSELQRQEKELHNSQKQSLELTSDLSILQMSRKELENQVGSLKEQHLRDSADLKTLLSKAENQAKDVQKEYEKTQTVLSELKLKFEMTEQEKQSITDELKQCKNNLKLLREKGNNKPWPWMPMLAALVAVTAIVLYVPGLARASP; this is encoded by the exons ATGGATGAGCAAGACCTAAATGAGCCTCTTGCCAAAGTGTCCCTTTTAAAAG ATGACTTGCAGGGTGCACAGTCAGAAATTGAGGCAAAGCAAGAAATACAGCATCTTCGAAAGGAATTGATCGAAGCCCAGGAGCTAGCTagaacaagtaaacaaaaatgcTTTGAACTTCAAG CTCttctggaagaagaaagaaaagcctaTCGAAATCAAGTTGAGGAATCCACTAAACAAATACAGGTTCTTCAAG CCCAATTGCAGAGGTTACACATCGATATTGAGAATCTCCGGGAGGAGAAGGACAGTGAAATCACGAGTACTAGAGATGAATTGCTTAGTGCCCGAGATGAAATTTTGCTCCTTCATCAAGCAGCAGAAAAGGTTGCCTCTGAGCGGGACACTGACATTGCTTCTTTACAAGAAGAGCTTAAGAAGGTGAGAGCTGAGCTTGAGCGGTGGCGGAAAGCAGCGTCTGAATATGAGAAAGAAATCACAAGTCTGCAAAACAGTTTTCAGCTTAGATGTCAACAGTGTGAGGACCAGCAGAGAGAAGAAGCAACAAGGTTGCAAg GTGAACTAGAGAAGttgagaaaggaatggaatgcattggaaacCGAATGCCATTCTCTAAAAAGGGAAAATGTTTTGCTATCATCAGAACTGCAACGGCAAGAAAAAGAATTGCACAA TTCTCAGAAGCAGAGTTTAGAGCTTACCAGTGATCTCAGCATCCTTCAAATGTCTAGGAAAGAACTTGAGAATCAAGTGGGATCCTTGAAAGAACAGCATCTTCGGGATTCAGCTGATTTAAAAACTCTTCTCAGTAAGGCAGAAAACCAAGCAAAGGATGTGCAGAAAGAG tatgaaaagacacagactgtACTCTCAGAACTGAAGTTGAAGTTTGAAATGACTGAGCAGGAAAAGCAGTCAATCACAGATGAGCTCAAACAGTGTAAAAACAACCTGAAGCTGCTCcgagagaaaggaaataat AAACCCTGGCCCTGGATGCCCATGTTGGCTGCCCTGGTTGCAGTAACAGCCATCGTGCTGTACGTGCCAGGTCTGGCCAGAGCTTCTCCATGA